A single Sphingopyxis chilensis DNA region contains:
- a CDS encoding SDR family NAD(P)-dependent oxidoreductase, which produces MKPLAIITGVGPGTGAALARRFHAGGYRVAMLARDANRLDALAEELPGSIAIGCDVGDPAALAQALDRAAAEGGDPKVLIHNAVGGAIGSFLDVEPSVLEVNFHVNVMALYHMARWGAERMKAQGGAILVTGNTSSERGRARFAGFAPTKAAQRILTESIARELWPLGIHVAYFVIDAVIDVPWTRERFAGKPDDFFIQPADIADEAFHVAHQPKSAWSFRTEIRPFGEDW; this is translated from the coding sequence TTGAAACCCCTTGCCATCATCACCGGCGTCGGCCCGGGTACGGGGGCCGCACTGGCCCGGCGCTTTCACGCGGGCGGCTACCGCGTCGCGATGCTGGCGCGCGATGCGAACCGCCTGGACGCGCTCGCCGAAGAACTGCCGGGATCGATCGCCATCGGCTGCGATGTCGGCGACCCCGCCGCCCTCGCCCAAGCGCTCGATCGGGCGGCGGCCGAAGGCGGCGATCCCAAGGTGCTGATTCACAATGCGGTCGGCGGCGCGATCGGATCCTTCCTCGATGTCGAGCCTTCGGTGCTCGAGGTCAATTTCCACGTCAACGTGATGGCGCTCTATCATATGGCGCGCTGGGGCGCCGAGCGGATGAAGGCGCAAGGCGGCGCGATCCTCGTCACCGGCAATACGTCGTCCGAGCGCGGCCGCGCGCGATTTGCCGGGTTCGCGCCGACCAAGGCGGCGCAGCGCATCCTCACCGAATCGATCGCGCGCGAACTCTGGCCGCTCGGCATCCATGTCGCCTATTTCGTCATCGACGCGGTAATCGACGTCCCCTGGACGCGCGAGCGCTTCGCCGGCAAGCCCGATGATTTCTTCATCCAGCCCGCGGACATCGCCGACGAGGCCTTTCATGTCGCGCACCAGCCCAAAAGCGCCTGGTCCTTCCGCACCGAAATCCGCCCGTTCGGCGAGGATTGGTGA
- a CDS encoding 2-hydroxychromene-2-carboxylate isomerase, whose protein sequence is MRRIEFHFDFRSPYSYLALSQLPSLDAEILYRPFDVLSVMDRVGNVPTSVVCRPKGDYVQRDMRRWAKRYGIPFQPNPAMREADMTRLPRAAIAADRIGAADTAVAALFAALWREPAPLATREDIFAILKGAGIDPASLGDIDAPDLARAFEEATDAAAKRGLFGSPTFFVGDEMFFGNDRLDFVSQALEQIH, encoded by the coding sequence ATGCGACGCATTGAGTTCCACTTCGATTTTCGCAGCCCCTACAGCTATCTGGCCTTGTCGCAGCTGCCCTCGCTGGACGCCGAAATCCTCTACCGCCCGTTCGACGTGCTCAGCGTCATGGACCGGGTGGGCAATGTGCCCACCAGCGTCGTCTGCCGGCCCAAGGGGGACTATGTGCAGCGCGACATGCGGCGCTGGGCGAAGCGTTACGGCATTCCCTTTCAGCCCAACCCCGCGATGCGCGAGGCCGACATGACGAGGTTGCCCCGCGCGGCCATCGCGGCCGATCGCATCGGCGCCGCCGATACCGCCGTCGCCGCGCTCTTCGCAGCGCTCTGGCGCGAGCCCGCCCCGCTCGCCACGCGCGAAGACATATTCGCGATCCTCAAGGGCGCCGGAATCGACCCCGCATCGCTCGGCGACATCGATGCGCCGGACCTTGCGCGCGCGTTCGAGGAGGCGACCGATGCCGCCGCCAAGCGCGGCCTGTTCGGTTCGCCGACCTTTTTCGTCGGAGACGAGATGTTCTTCGGAAACGATCGTCTCGATTTTGTCTCTCAAGCCCTGGAGCAAATACATTGA
- a CDS encoding NAD(P)H-dependent flavin oxidoreductase, translated as MRTRITDLFEIRYPIIQGGMHYVGFAELAAAVANAGGLGLITALTQPSPAALADEIARCRELTDKPFGVNLTFLPSVTPPDYPGYVKAILDGGIKAVETAGNNPQQWLPALKEAGVKVIHKCTSVRHALKAEAIGCDAVSVDGFECGGHPGEDDVPNMILLPRAADELKIPFVASGGMADARSLVAALAMGADGMNMGTRFVATVEAPVHQNVKDAIVAASELDTRLVMRPLRNTERVLANAGVERLLEKERALGDAIGFADIAPEVAGVYPRVMRDGDMDAGAWSCGMVAGLIHDIPTVGELVERIMSEARDIIAGRLAGLVEEPARAAA; from the coding sequence ATGCGCACGAGGATTACCGACCTCTTCGAAATTCGTTATCCGATCATCCAGGGGGGTATGCACTATGTCGGCTTCGCCGAACTGGCCGCCGCCGTCGCCAACGCCGGCGGCCTCGGGCTAATCACCGCGCTCACCCAGCCGAGCCCCGCCGCACTCGCCGACGAGATCGCGCGCTGCCGCGAATTGACCGACAAGCCTTTCGGCGTGAACCTGACCTTCCTGCCGTCGGTCACGCCGCCCGACTATCCCGGCTATGTGAAGGCGATTCTCGACGGCGGGATCAAGGCGGTGGAGACGGCGGGCAACAATCCGCAGCAATGGCTGCCCGCGCTGAAGGAGGCCGGAGTCAAGGTCATCCATAAATGCACCTCGGTGCGTCACGCGCTGAAAGCCGAGGCGATCGGGTGCGACGCGGTGAGCGTCGACGGCTTCGAATGCGGCGGGCATCCGGGCGAAGATGACGTGCCGAACATGATCCTGCTGCCACGCGCCGCCGACGAGCTCAAAATTCCCTTCGTTGCCTCGGGGGGAATGGCCGATGCGCGTTCGCTGGTCGCGGCGCTCGCGATGGGCGCGGACGGCATGAACATGGGAACGCGCTTCGTCGCGACGGTCGAGGCGCCGGTGCACCAGAATGTGAAGGATGCGATCGTCGCGGCGAGCGAACTCGACACGCGGCTCGTGATGCGTCCCTTGCGCAACACCGAACGCGTGCTCGCCAACGCCGGGGTCGAACGCCTGCTCGAGAAGGAGCGCGCGCTTGGCGATGCGATCGGCTTTGCCGATATCGCGCCCGAGGTCGCGGGCGTCTATCCCCGCGTCATGCGCGACGGCGACATGGACGCAGGTGCCTGGAGTTGCGGCATGGTCGCGGGGCTCATTCACGACATTCCGACGGTCGGCGAACTCGTCGAGCGGATTATGAGCGAGGCGAGGGACATCATCGCCGGCCGGCTGGCCGGGCTGGTCGAGGAGCCGGCGCGCGCTGCGGCGTAA
- a CDS encoding enoyl-CoA hydratase-related protein, which translates to MADHVRITKSDGILQLVLDRADKKNALTDAMYGALADAFAAAESDREVRVILIAGEGDMYTAGNDVSDFASAGASDAPRNVDRFLRAIAGCSLPLVAAVQGRAVGVGTTMLLHCDYVLLAEGTILTTPFVNLALVPEAASSLLLPLRIGHARAFAAFALGEPIAAADAHAWGIANRVVEPAALRPAALEVASRLARQPRASVTATKALMKRTLAVVDQMDCEGREFAARLASPEAKEAFAAFAERRAPDFSKFD; encoded by the coding sequence ATGGCGGACCATGTAAGGATCACGAAGTCGGACGGCATATTGCAGCTGGTCCTCGATCGCGCGGACAAGAAGAACGCGCTCACCGACGCCATGTATGGCGCACTTGCCGATGCATTCGCGGCAGCCGAGAGCGACCGCGAGGTGCGGGTCATCCTCATCGCCGGCGAAGGCGACATGTACACGGCGGGCAATGATGTGAGCGATTTCGCCAGCGCCGGCGCAAGCGACGCGCCGCGCAACGTTGATCGCTTCCTCCGCGCGATTGCCGGCTGTAGCCTGCCGCTCGTGGCGGCGGTCCAGGGGCGGGCGGTCGGCGTCGGCACGACCATGCTCCTCCACTGCGACTATGTGCTTCTGGCCGAAGGGACGATCCTTACCACGCCTTTCGTCAATCTCGCGCTCGTTCCCGAGGCGGCGTCGAGCCTGCTTCTTCCGCTGCGGATCGGCCACGCACGCGCTTTCGCCGCATTCGCGCTCGGCGAGCCGATCGCCGCGGCGGACGCGCATGCCTGGGGCATCGCCAACCGTGTCGTCGAACCCGCCGCGCTGCGTCCGGCTGCGCTTGAAGTGGCGTCGCGCCTGGCGCGCCAGCCGCGGGCGTCGGTCACCGCAACCAAGGCGCTCATGAAGCGGACGCTTGCGGTAGTCGATCAGATGGACTGCGAAGGCAGGGAATTTGCGGCGCGGCTGGCGAGCCCCGAGGCCAAGGAGGCTTTCGCCGCCTTCGCCGAGCGCCGGGCGCCGGATTTCTCGAAGTTCGACTGA
- a CDS encoding cation:proton antiporter, whose product MISTIALACAGSAAAAIVARWIPKALVPALVFEIAFGIAMGPSGLALLAPGPTMDMLALIGFAVLMLVAGLEIDLGMLLGRQRTSGGASPLALALAMSLLTVALAGFGVLILLGPDTPLAHLAIYAVILSTTSVGVVVPAIQERRLADSTYGQTILSTALLADFVTMIAISALAGIVVSGRAVGASGSFLLVGLAAAAIWLLPALLARVPAARLDSRTSLPLVRASLALLFLAAWLAEVMGSELVLAAFLAGLLLGRIIPRGSHRRETIEAIGYGFIIPFFFINVGVKFDLAALAASPTALLLVPGFLAVAFANKMLPALLLARAHGWRKAIAAGLLLSVRLSLIVAASDIATRIGVFDAATNAAMVLVAIISALVAPLLFNILTDDGPAHDDRPAMRPEAVTPAEPRRAAPAREPVTEAAGL is encoded by the coding sequence ATGATCTCGACGATAGCGCTTGCCTGCGCCGGGAGCGCGGCCGCGGCGATCGTCGCCCGATGGATTCCCAAGGCGCTGGTCCCAGCGCTCGTGTTCGAGATCGCCTTCGGCATCGCCATGGGTCCAAGCGGGCTTGCGCTGCTCGCCCCTGGTCCCACGATGGACATGCTCGCGCTGATAGGCTTCGCGGTGCTGATGCTGGTCGCGGGCCTCGAAATCGATCTCGGTATGCTGCTCGGACGCCAGCGAACTAGCGGCGGCGCTAGCCCGCTCGCGCTCGCGCTTGCGATGTCGCTTCTGACTGTCGCGCTTGCCGGGTTTGGCGTCCTTATACTGCTTGGCCCTGATACGCCCCTCGCGCACCTTGCGATCTACGCGGTCATTCTTTCGACCACCTCGGTCGGCGTTGTCGTCCCGGCCATCCAGGAACGCCGCCTTGCCGATAGCACATATGGGCAGACCATCCTTTCGACCGCACTTCTCGCCGATTTCGTCACGATGATCGCGATTTCGGCGCTGGCCGGCATCGTCGTGAGCGGCCGGGCCGTGGGCGCATCGGGCAGCTTCCTGCTCGTCGGCCTCGCCGCCGCCGCGATCTGGCTTTTGCCGGCTCTCCTCGCGCGCGTGCCAGCCGCGCGCCTCGACAGCCGAACGAGCCTTCCGCTGGTCCGTGCGAGCCTCGCGTTGCTCTTCCTCGCCGCGTGGCTTGCCGAGGTCATGGGATCGGAACTGGTTCTCGCCGCTTTCCTCGCCGGGCTCCTGCTCGGCCGGATCATCCCACGCGGCAGTCACCGGCGCGAGACGATCGAGGCGATCGGTTATGGCTTCATCATCCCCTTCTTCTTCATCAACGTCGGGGTCAAGTTCGACCTCGCCGCGCTCGCTGCGTCGCCGACCGCGCTCCTTCTCGTTCCGGGATTCCTCGCGGTGGCCTTCGCCAACAAGATGCTTCCCGCCCTGCTGCTCGCGCGCGCGCATGGCTGGCGGAAAGCGATCGCGGCAGGCCTTCTCCTCAGCGTTCGCCTGAGCCTCATCGTCGCAGCCTCGGACATCGCGACGCGGATCGGCGTCTTCGATGCCGCGACCAATGCCGCGATGGTACTGGTCGCGATCATCAGCGCGCTCGTGGCGCCGCTCCTGTTCAACATACTGACCGACGACGGGCCGGCACACGATGACCGTCCTGCCATGCGGCCCGAAGCGGTCACGCCAGCCGAGCCCCGGCGCGCGGCACCTGCGCGCGAACCGGTCACAGAAGCGGCAGGCCTTTGA
- a CDS encoding PilZ domain-containing protein codes for MLRAGDTGLWRVRNISNAGMMHAADVPVAIVERLEISLSENVGLAGDVVWAEKGRCGIAFAAEIDAAAILRSLAAEQRAEGYRALRLPVEAEAIITLGDGARAIDLVDISHTGAGFRCDVPVEPGIELGLLLPGGELGRQALVR; via the coding sequence GTGCTGCGAGCCGGTGATACGGGCCTCTGGCGCGTGCGCAACATATCCAACGCGGGAATGATGCACGCCGCCGACGTGCCGGTCGCGATCGTCGAAAGACTGGAGATATCGCTCTCCGAGAATGTCGGTCTCGCCGGCGACGTCGTGTGGGCCGAGAAAGGGCGCTGCGGCATTGCCTTTGCGGCTGAAATCGACGCGGCGGCGATCCTTCGTTCGCTGGCCGCCGAACAGCGCGCCGAAGGATATCGCGCGCTTCGCTTGCCCGTCGAAGCCGAGGCGATCATCACCTTGGGGGACGGCGCGCGGGCGATCGACCTTGTCGATATTTCGCATACCGGGGCGGGCTTTCGCTGCGACGTGCCGGTCGAGCCCGGCATCGAACTCGGCCTGCTCCTGCCCGGGGGCGAACTGGGGCGCCAGGCCCTCGTCCGCTGA
- a CDS encoding TetR/AcrR family transcriptional regulator, with product MAARLSRPPILSLTIGPSTRTLPLISKYPHDNVGGEMDQAQASRVSEPCVTPLRERRRQETINEILDLSISVIRQEGVAGLNLTTVARQLGVQPTALYKYFPSLVAVYDGLYRRAGSDVLHEVEIAVAASQPGMTSLQDAMSAVDRWAAMNPELAQLLIGRPIPGYYPAPDALDPSIRILEIFRRSLDEAIALKEVDARATGSRPVLMLAALLTGVSTLRMVHADEPPYQGDIEGLIPDLVSMFIRAFPPQ from the coding sequence ATGGCCGCGCGCTTGTCGCGGCCGCCCATTCTATCGTTGACAATCGGACCAAGTACCCGCACCTTGCCGCTCATAAGCAAATACCCGCACGACAATGTCGGGGGAGAGATGGACCAAGCGCAAGCCAGCCGTGTGAGCGAACCCTGTGTTACGCCGCTGCGAGAGCGGCGCAGGCAAGAGACGATCAACGAGATACTCGATCTGTCGATCAGCGTGATCCGGCAGGAGGGGGTCGCCGGGCTCAATCTTACGACCGTGGCGCGCCAACTCGGCGTCCAGCCCACTGCGCTCTACAAATATTTTCCTTCGCTCGTCGCCGTATATGACGGCCTCTATCGCCGCGCGGGAAGCGACGTTCTCCATGAGGTGGAAATAGCGGTCGCGGCGTCGCAGCCGGGCATGACGTCGCTCCAGGACGCGATGAGCGCGGTCGACCGATGGGCGGCCATGAACCCGGAACTGGCCCAACTCCTTATCGGGCGGCCCATCCCCGGCTATTATCCGGCGCCCGACGCGCTCGATCCGAGCATTCGCATCCTCGAGATATTCCGGCGCTCGCTCGACGAGGCGATTGCCCTCAAGGAAGTCGACGCGCGGGCAACGGGGTCGCGGCCGGTGCTCATGCTGGCCGCCTTGCTCACGGGCGTGTCCACGCTCCGCATGGTCCATGCCGACGAGCCGCCCTACCAAGGCGATATCGAAGGCTTGATACCCGATCTGGTGAGCATGTTTATCAGGGCCTTCCCGCCCCAATAG
- a CDS encoding ferredoxin, whose product MRVKIFPEKCVASGQCVMLAPQIFDQDDDGVVVLLRDEVDEADEAGTRAVRDSARVCPAAAIALAAAGEESESPARETPGA is encoded by the coding sequence ATGCGCGTGAAAATATTCCCGGAAAAATGCGTGGCTTCGGGCCAGTGCGTGATGCTTGCTCCCCAGATCTTCGATCAGGATGACGACGGCGTGGTCGTCCTTCTTCGGGACGAGGTCGACGAAGCGGACGAGGCGGGTACCCGCGCGGTGCGGGATTCGGCCCGGGTATGCCCGGCGGCCGCGATCGCGCTCGCCGCGGCGGGCGAGGAGAGCGAGAGCCCGGCGCGGGAGACGCCCGGTGCATAG
- a CDS encoding NAD(P)-dependent alcohol dehydrogenase, whose amino-acid sequence MSATAAVLRSAGAPFTLEPLDLPAPGAHEILVRIVGAGLCHTDLVVRHLPPEWAPLPAVLGHEGAGVVEAVGTAVTRVAVGDHVVLTYDSCGWCEKCHTGQPSFCAEFSDRNELGLRPGTNGAGRDAGGVELQTRWFGQSSFATHSLATERNVVKVDPDLPLELLGPLGCGIQTGAGAVLNALEVRFDSSLVVFGTGAVGLAAVMAARVAGARTIIAVDLHPNRLDLAQDLGATHCIAGNDPDIAAQIVALTGGGATHALDTTAVPSVIAAALGSLRTRGKLGLVGGGGAPLDLPQEALMAGQQISFIIEGNSVPHVLIPQLIELWKEGRFPFERLVSYYPLARINEAERDFKSGAAIKPILLPGDAAAGPQAD is encoded by the coding sequence ATAAGCGCCACCGCCGCGGTCCTCCGCAGCGCCGGAGCGCCTTTCACGCTCGAGCCGCTCGACCTTCCTGCGCCCGGCGCCCACGAGATACTCGTCCGGATCGTCGGCGCCGGCCTGTGTCATACCGATCTCGTGGTCCGGCACCTGCCGCCCGAATGGGCCCCGCTCCCCGCGGTGCTCGGGCATGAAGGGGCGGGCGTCGTCGAGGCCGTCGGCACCGCAGTAACCCGCGTCGCCGTGGGCGATCATGTCGTGCTGACTTATGATTCCTGCGGCTGGTGCGAGAAATGCCATACCGGCCAGCCGTCCTTCTGCGCCGAGTTCAGCGATCGCAACGAACTGGGGCTGCGGCCCGGAACAAATGGCGCGGGCCGCGATGCCGGCGGCGTGGAACTCCAGACGCGCTGGTTCGGCCAATCCTCCTTCGCAACCCACTCGCTCGCAACCGAGCGCAATGTGGTGAAGGTCGACCCGGACCTACCGCTCGAACTTCTGGGCCCGCTCGGCTGCGGGATCCAGACGGGTGCCGGCGCTGTGCTCAACGCGCTCGAGGTTCGCTTCGACAGCAGCCTTGTCGTCTTCGGAACCGGCGCGGTGGGACTGGCGGCGGTCATGGCCGCGCGCGTCGCCGGCGCGCGGACGATCATTGCCGTCGATCTCCACCCCAATCGGCTCGACCTCGCGCAGGATCTCGGCGCGACGCACTGCATCGCGGGGAATGATCCCGACATCGCCGCGCAGATCGTGGCGCTGACCGGGGGCGGGGCGACGCATGCACTCGATACGACGGCTGTGCCATCGGTGATCGCCGCCGCGCTCGGATCGCTGCGGACCCGCGGCAAGCTTGGCCTGGTCGGCGGCGGCGGCGCTCCGCTCGATCTTCCCCAGGAGGCCTTGATGGCCGGCCAGCAGATATCCTTCATCATCGAGGGAAATTCGGTCCCGCACGTCCTGATCCCGCAGCTTATCGAACTCTGGAAGGAGGGCCGTTTTCCCTTCGAACGCCTCGTCTCCTATTATCCGCTCGCCAGGATCAACGAGGCCGAGCGCGACTTCAAATCGGGCGCGGCGATCAAGCCCATTCTCCTCCCCGGCGATGCGGCCGCGGGCCCGCAGGCGGACTGA
- a CDS encoding NAD(P)/FAD-dependent oxidoreductase encodes MGRRNHHVIIGAGAAGLAAAETLRLEGYGGKLTLVGSEALAPYDRPPFSKQVLAGKWDAAQCLLRGADFYRDNGIDLQLGTKAVALDVAGRRLLLDGGRAIDFDGAIIAAGVEPRRLPVGEGLAGLYLLRTAEDCSRLQAALTGPRRVMVVGAGFLGTEIAAVLAEAGQDVTLVDPLPTPLFRQVGPVVGRIVANLHRAHGVEVVAGAGISDVEGRGGHVTAALLSNGQRIATDLLIIAVGAAPATRWLQSSSLDLADGVVCDACLAAAPGVYAAGDIASWPNGRYGGRRMRLEHRVNATEQGTAAARNLLGAAVPFAPIPYFWSDQYEAKIQAHGLIEGADEAELIEGSIEERRFVMAYRSQGRTQGLLSWNLPRSLLRHRAALLAGTPEFADA; translated from the coding sequence ATGGGCCGTCGCAATCATCATGTCATCATCGGCGCCGGCGCCGCGGGGCTCGCGGCGGCCGAGACGCTTCGTCTCGAGGGCTATGGCGGCAAGCTGACCCTGGTCGGGAGCGAGGCGCTCGCGCCCTACGACCGGCCGCCGTTCTCGAAGCAGGTGCTCGCAGGGAAATGGGATGCCGCGCAATGCCTGCTGCGCGGTGCCGATTTTTACCGCGACAACGGCATCGATCTCCAACTCGGGACGAAAGCAGTCGCGCTCGACGTCGCCGGCCGCCGCCTGCTTCTGGACGGCGGCCGCGCGATCGACTTCGATGGCGCGATCATAGCGGCGGGCGTCGAACCGCGCCGGCTCCCGGTCGGCGAGGGACTTGCCGGACTATATCTGCTGCGGACTGCAGAGGATTGCTCGCGGCTGCAGGCGGCGCTCACCGGCCCGCGGCGGGTGATGGTCGTCGGCGCCGGCTTCCTCGGCACCGAGATCGCGGCGGTCCTCGCCGAAGCGGGCCAAGACGTCACGTTGGTCGACCCGCTTCCGACGCCGCTGTTTCGGCAGGTCGGGCCCGTCGTGGGCCGGATCGTGGCGAATCTGCACCGCGCGCATGGCGTCGAGGTCGTAGCGGGCGCGGGGATCTCCGACGTCGAGGGACGCGGCGGGCATGTTACGGCCGCCTTGCTGAGCAATGGCCAGCGGATCGCGACCGACCTTCTCATCATTGCGGTGGGCGCGGCGCCGGCCACCCGGTGGCTTCAATCCTCCTCGCTCGATCTTGCCGACGGCGTGGTCTGCGATGCCTGTCTGGCGGCCGCGCCGGGAGTGTATGCGGCCGGCGATATCGCATCTTGGCCGAACGGGCGATACGGCGGGCGGCGCATGCGCCTCGAGCACCGCGTCAACGCGACCGAGCAGGGCACGGCCGCTGCAAGAAACCTCCTCGGAGCGGCCGTGCCCTTCGCGCCGATCCCTTATTTCTGGTCCGATCAGTATGAGGCGAAGATCCAGGCGCATGGGCTTATCGAGGGGGCGGATGAGGCCGAGCTGATCGAAGGTTCGATCGAGGAGCGCCGTTTCGTGATGGCCTACCGCTCGCAAGGCCGGACGCAGGGTCTCTTGTCGTGGAATTTGCCGCGAAGCCTTCTTCGCCACCGCGCCGCGCTCCTCGCCGGCACTCCGGAATTCGCCGATGCGTAG
- a CDS encoding cytochrome P450 has translation MTSSDLAEPSVLNTIFPWERGTYDPPEAYSWLRENEPVRRVVLHDGTPAWLVTRYDDVRRILSDPRVSSNQMLPGFPQIELVPRPSEEESTFLNMDAPMHTVFRRLISKHFVVKKLDAMRPRIQALVDERIDDMLKRGEPLDFVEEIALPVPSTVIAWLLGVPPADHPFFNRETDALLAASLGTPEAIDRATEAYGNINAYVDGLITAREALDEPGEDILGNLVQASRDGVIKRQDVLNTAWLLLVAGHDTTANMISLGMLTLLEHPEQLAELRARPDLVPQAIEELLRYLTIVHLIVLRIATEDIEIGGVTIPAGEGIVPLNFSANRDDAHYPDAAALDIHRGARDHFAFGYGMHQCVGQPLARIELQIVFETVLRRLPDLKLAVSPADIPFKSHASINGIASLPVTV, from the coding sequence ATGACAAGCTCAGACCTTGCCGAGCCGAGCGTGCTCAACACGATCTTTCCCTGGGAGCGCGGCACCTATGACCCGCCCGAAGCCTATTCGTGGCTGCGCGAGAACGAGCCGGTACGGCGCGTCGTCCTTCACGATGGAACGCCGGCCTGGCTGGTGACGCGCTACGACGACGTGCGCCGTATTCTTTCCGATCCGCGCGTCAGCTCGAACCAGATGCTGCCGGGCTTCCCGCAGATCGAACTCGTCCCGCGGCCGAGCGAGGAGGAAAGCACCTTTCTCAACATGGACGCCCCGATGCACACCGTCTTCCGACGCCTGATATCGAAGCATTTCGTGGTGAAGAAGCTCGATGCGATGCGCCCGCGCATCCAGGCCCTCGTCGACGAGCGTATCGACGACATGTTGAAGCGGGGCGAGCCTCTCGATTTCGTCGAGGAGATCGCGCTGCCGGTTCCCTCGACCGTCATCGCCTGGCTGCTCGGCGTGCCGCCTGCCGATCATCCCTTCTTCAATCGCGAGACCGACGCGCTGCTCGCCGCCAGCCTCGGCACGCCGGAGGCGATCGACCGGGCGACCGAGGCCTATGGGAACATCAATGCCTATGTCGACGGGCTGATCACCGCTCGCGAAGCGCTCGACGAACCTGGCGAGGATATTCTCGGCAACCTCGTGCAGGCGAGCCGCGACGGCGTGATCAAGCGGCAGGACGTCCTCAACACAGCGTGGCTCCTGCTCGTCGCCGGCCACGACACGACCGCGAACATGATTAGCCTGGGGATGCTCACGCTTCTCGAACATCCCGAGCAGCTTGCCGAGCTTCGGGCAAGGCCCGATCTCGTTCCGCAGGCGATCGAGGAATTGCTGCGCTATCTCACGATCGTGCATCTCATCGTCCTGCGCATCGCCACCGAGGACATCGAGATAGGGGGCGTGACCATCCCGGCGGGCGAAGGGATCGTGCCGCTCAACTTCTCGGCGAACCGTGACGATGCGCATTATCCCGATGCCGCCGCGCTCGATATCCACCGCGGCGCGCGCGACCATTTCGCCTTCGGCTACGGGATGCACCAGTGCGTCGGCCAGCCGCTTGCACGGATCGAACTGCAGATCGTCTTCGAAACCGTGCTCCGCCGGCTTCCGGATCTGAAGCTTGCCGTCAGCCCTGCCGACATTCCCTTCAAGAGCCACGCGAGCATCAACGGCATCGCGAGCCTGCCGGTGACTGTCTGA
- a CDS encoding FAS1-like dehydratase domain-containing protein produces MMEEMTTLVTPQMEASKGVWHSFERSFPIAASDIRRWAIAAYWGAMPPRLFWDDDYARTTRWGGIVAPEDFNPFAWQLPRDLTEEELRLQGAIPGEETRQGDNILNGGQADIFGARMRPGDVISSRSRLTHWEEREGRNGLTLYTFNETEWTNQNHELVKSRVLTLIHY; encoded by the coding sequence ATGATGGAAGAAATGACCACCCTCGTCACACCGCAGATGGAGGCGTCGAAGGGTGTCTGGCATTCGTTCGAGCGGTCCTTTCCGATCGCGGCCAGCGATATTCGCCGGTGGGCGATCGCGGCCTATTGGGGCGCGATGCCGCCGCGCCTGTTCTGGGACGACGATTATGCGCGGACGACGCGCTGGGGCGGGATTGTCGCGCCGGAAGATTTCAATCCCTTCGCCTGGCAGCTGCCCCGCGACCTCACCGAGGAAGAATTGCGCCTCCAGGGCGCCATTCCGGGCGAGGAGACGCGCCAGGGAGACAATATCCTGAACGGCGGGCAGGCCGACATCTTCGGCGCGCGCATGCGTCCGGGCGACGTCATTTCGAGCCGTTCGCGCCTCACGCATTGGGAGGAGCGCGAGGGCCGCAACGGGCTCACCCTATACACCTTCAACGAAACCGAATGGACGAACCAGAACCACGAGCTGGTGAAGTCGCGCGTCCTGACCCTCATCCATTATTAG
- a CDS encoding hotdog family protein produces MTAFFEDIAVGDEIPAFVRKTTFMEWNRFAAVNEEFVYVHMDDEAGRAAGQPGAFGMGNLRWAYILNALRDWMGDEGEIRELTMQFRAINQKDDILTTSARVVEKSDDTDGAALVHLAIDVVNQDGKGTSPGRALVAVPSRTRASARSGQ; encoded by the coding sequence GTGACTGCTTTCTTCGAGGACATCGCCGTCGGGGACGAAATCCCGGCTTTCGTGCGAAAGACGACCTTCATGGAATGGAACCGCTTCGCCGCGGTGAACGAGGAATTCGTCTACGTCCATATGGACGACGAGGCGGGCCGCGCCGCGGGCCAGCCGGGCGCATTCGGCATGGGCAATCTGCGCTGGGCCTATATCCTCAATGCGCTACGCGACTGGATGGGGGACGAGGGCGAGATCAGGGAACTGACGATGCAGTTCCGCGCCATCAACCAGAAGGATGACATTCTCACCACCTCGGCGCGGGTCGTCGAAAAGTCCGACGACACCGACGGCGCCGCCCTCGTCCATCTCGCCATCGATGTCGTCAACCAGGACGGCAAGGGCACCTCGCCCGGCCGGGCGCTCGTCGCCGTGCCGTCGCGGACGCGCGCTTCCGCGCGCTCCGGGCAATAG